One Littorina saxatilis isolate snail1 linkage group LG1, US_GU_Lsax_2.0, whole genome shotgun sequence genomic window carries:
- the LOC138980150 gene encoding uncharacterized protein → MKLEWWTSRLRGLFGGKRASAKNEKHSLNDSVTYGESVCTMEGSVQKVGAPRSGIPVLARAEGSETDFSRKLAAHLRGGIGPGHDLFVAIPSTSKEVEDGGVKHQQTSSKLSARISGQGNESNLPPPPPPRTSSKIPKVYVRDKSVLAPKTNAHPVECAQITHEHTHVLKSPQPFAKAEENRVLTKTYVSSSRKANGTAGLPYRSIPRILKSSAQEEEMGHIFCSSPADANTETAGTDFTNGEPAVTSKYSTKDYAVALVPPKDTAENSGPSLPCRTRTPQHSIPKVTTTLVDEDCEELPKQTTSECACTSQTYSQEDFTTPKQLTADSARRSKRSKKDQAKRLSKRDEEVRRLARNMVGSIESLISNLGGIVSDLHELVHQIDTVTDSIDRTCSHKSVHDSSHPPDYSDKLHGVATSASRVTSPRKRQQKQNKEAFSRHSCSLMEAHQHQQTEADVFQSQSSSQTSSHKAAADSGDQPLNGNTNLSMSSRRMSYPQFSRASPSIPTRPQAEASESGRKNQRRPKSSKRARDGAHNTSQHSKVRTEDQERLYNPCAADKYIISEKSQAGYVSIIIPESYQMHSFYKGANDAELSETSPILSSISPIPSGSIHQSDYLPVLARGASEHKKMDHAKDPDNLSPLGAYGPGDEHVGQAINMDSLSPYDAYRDKNMDQASTADSLSPYGSYEDNNLDLTGDVASPPPCSASSDQKMDPSKDSESLPDTGLKNWKAMAERHCGSVESLTPQLDWSYLALTDQPSSAGSGSLVPLDVDHRLHPLTAHHQAPLILSHLQSKMSSSARQINLPSVPQGTDDFAPLLDADFSVPNQTNRPKSTSHIPHPNPQQPKLDPSKLSLPGLSFKHKMRHFSEPQRTRNSGGEGWIKNTGAFPKQQLHSGLRVLPQGRKRSAMLFPAAQLSALGGGDALNWKYSGVFPFVQSRNSGAVSSQQNNTSCAWRHTQEHVLEGAPIDRRRNYVSGESEQEKVSGANLETDGDAVFQFVEKANVHGPTLEMNTGGVFYQAEQQYVRIVPADKINAGVASRSVSESVFSESRNAAAAAAAAAAAAGVFPRVAQSVGGASLGWSTSTKALPDWPSGDLSSIDASDTEVDDLSSPFLQQHFQFPRRSSAVDTSPEQNPKRTETRMSRGASTSSDPFSPSLSQEHFQFSGRSSAADTSLDENPNQNDTRLCRGLPVSGILSPEDSPYFLQHFRLLGKHLSKDGELYFKPFPPAVEETIPGQSLTTNDEAPSTMSFASETMTSGGFEVGNDVEVTPESDVTGLLGGQYECVMETRLEQLSSEAGESDFSDADADAGSDLLEQSLTSLETSDSAKYDRDVNTWKSYTMTHIDSDDVVSECASDILNENFIETSTTNPGFDDVNLNFDDVNFPSIAY, encoded by the coding sequence ATGAAGCTAGAATGGTGGACGTCACGCTTGCGGGGGCTGTTCGGTGGGAAAAGGGCATCGGCGAAGAATGAAAAACACAGCTTGAATGACAGCGTCACATATGGCGAGAGTGTGTGCACTATGGAAGGCAGTGTGCAGAAAGTTGGAGCCCCAAGGAGTGGGATCCCTGTCCTCGCTCGGGCAGAGGGAAGCGAGACAGACTTTTCCCGCAAACTAGCAGCACATCTGAGAGGAGGTATTGGTCCAGGCCACGACTTATTCGTGGCGATACCTTCCACGTCTAAAGAGGTGGAAGATGGTGGTGTCAAACACCAGCAAACATCTTCAAAACTATCAGCAAGAATCAGCGGCCAGGGAAACGAGTCTAACTTACCTCCGCCGCCACCACCTCGCACCAGTTCAAAAATACCGAAAGTTTATGTTCGAGACAAGAGCGTTTTAGCACCAAAGACAAACGCACACCCGGTAGAATGCGCACAAatcacacacgaacacacgcatgTCCTCAAAAGTCCGCAACCTTTCGCCAAGGCTGAGGAGAACAGAGTTTTAACAAAAACTTATGTGAGCAGCAGTAGAAAAGCGAATGGTACCGCAGGGCTTCCGTATCGGAGTATACCACGAATTCTGAAGTCTTCtgcacaagaagaagaaatgggGCATATATTCTGCAGCTCACCGGCGGATGCAAACACAGAAACTGCTGGCACGGACTTCACGAACGGGGAACCAGCAGTAACCTCAAAATACTCCACAAAAGACTATGCAGTAGCCTTAGTCCCCCCAAAAGACACTGCAGAAAACTCAGGCCCGTCTTTGCCATGTCGTACAAGAACTCCGCAGCACTCCATCCCAAAAGTGACCACAACACTCGTCGATGAAGACTGTGAAGAACTACCAAAGCAGACCACATCAGAGTGCGCATGCACATCACAGACATACTCACAAGAGGATTTCACAACTCCAAAGCAGCTGACCGCAGACAGTGCCAGACGTTCAAAGCGGTCCAAGAAAGACCAAGCAAAGAGATTGTCCAAGAGGGACGAAGAAGTGAGGCGTCTGGCTCGCAATATGGTGGGCAGCATAGAGAGCCTTATTAGCAACCTCGGCGGTATCGTGAGCGATCTTCACGAGCTTGTTCACCAGATCGACACAGTGACGGATTCCATAGACCGCACGTGTAGCCACAAGTCCGTCCACGACTCCTCACATCCTCCAGACTACAGCGATAAACTCCACGGTGTCGCCACCTCTGCGAGTAGGGTTACCAGTCCCAGAAAAAGGCAGCAAAAACAGAACAAGGAAGCATTTTCGAGGCATTCATGTTCATTGATGGAAGCGCACCAACACCAGCAAACTGAGGCAGATGTATTTCAGAGTCAGTCCTCTTCACAAACTAGTTCCCACAAAGCTGCTGCTGATTCTGGCGACCAACCATTAAACGGAAATACAAACCTCAGCATGTCTTCCCGAAGGATGTCATACCCACAATTTTCACGTGCTTCCCCTTCGATTCCCACTCGCCCACAAGCTGAAGCTTCTGAATcgggaagaaaaaatcagcgACGCCCAAAGTCATCGAAAAGGGCGAGAGATGGTGCCCACAACACATCACAGCACAGTAAGGTGAGAACGGAAGACCAGGAAAGACTTTACAATCCATGTGCAGCAGACAAGTACATAATATCAGAAAAGTCTCAAGCTGGCTACGTTTCTATTATCATCCCCGAATCATACCAAATGCACAGCTTTTACAAGGGTGCAAATGACGCTGAACTTAGTGAAACATCGCCCATACTGTCATCAATTTCGCCAATACCTTCGGGCTCTATTCATCAAAGTGATTATCTTCCAGTTCTTGCACGTGGTGCTTCTGAGCACAAAAAGATGGATCATGCCAAAGACCCGGACAATCTTTCTCCGCTCGGTGCGTACGGGCCTGGAGACGAACACGTAGGACAGGCAATTAATATGGACAGTCTTTCTCCATACGACGCTTACAGGGACAAAAACATGGATCAGGCAAGCACCGCAGACAGCCTTTCTCCATACGGTTCATACGAAGACAATAACTTGGATCTGACCGGTGACGTCGCCAGTCCGCCTCCATGTAGTGCATCCAGTGACCAAAAGATGGATCCGTCCAAGGACTCGGAAAGCCTCCCGGATACAGGTCTGAAGAACTGGAAAGCGATGGCGGAGCGGCATTGCGGGTCTGTGGAGTCTCTAACACCACAATTAGACTGGTCGTACCTGGCTCTAACTGATCAGCCTTCTTCTGCTGGCTCAGGCAGCCTTGTACCCCTTGATGTCGATCACAGACTCCATCCTCTAACTGCACATCATCAGGCACCTCTGATCCTTTCTCATCTTCAGTCCAAAATGTCTTCAAGCGCTCGCCAAATCAACTTGCCATCGGTGCCTCAGGGAACAGACGACTTCGCGCCTCTTCTGGATGCAGATTTTTCTGTGCCTAATCAAACCAATAGACCAAAATCGACCTCACACATACCTCACCCCAATCCACAACAGCCAAAGTTAGACCCGTCAAAACTCTCGCTTCCTGGCCTAAGTTTCAAGCATAAAATGAGACACTTTTCTGAACCTCAGCGAACGAGAAATAGCGGTGGAGAAGGCTGGATTAAGAACACTGGTGCATTTCCTAAACAGCAGCTACACAGCGGTCTGCGCGTGCTTCCTCAAGGCAGAAAAAGAAGTGCCATGCTCTTCCCTGCAGCTCAGCTCAGTGCACTGGGTGGTGGAGATGCTCTCAACTGGAAATACAGTGGTGTGTTCCCTTTCGTTCAGTCCCGGAACTCTGGTGCTGTTTCTTcccaacaaaacaatacatcatGTGCTTGGCGACACACACAAGAGCATGTTTTGGAAGGTGCTCCTATTGACAGAAGGCGGAACTATGTTTCTGGTGAATCTGAACAAGAAAAAGTAAGCGGTGCCAATTTGGAGACAGACGGTGATGCTGTTTTTCAATTTGTGGAGAAAGCAAATGTACATGGTCCTACTCTTGAGATGAACACTGGTGGCGTGTTTTATCAAGCTGAACAGCAGTACGTTCGTATTGTTCCCGCAGATAAAATCAATGCTGGGGTTGCCTCGCGCAGTGTCAGCGAAAGTGTTTTCTCCGAGAGCAGGAACGctgcagctgctgctgctgctgctgctgctgctgctggtgtgTTCCCGCGTGTGGCACAGAGTGTGGGCGGAGCTTCTTTAGGCTGGAGCACCAGTACCAAGGCTTTACCAGACTGGCCCAGTGGGGACCTCTCCTCCATAGATGCCTCGGACACAGAGGTGGACGACCTCAGTTCTCCCTTCTTGCAGCAGCACTTCCAGTTCCCGAGAAGAAGCTCTGCCGTGGACACCAGTCCAGAGCAGAATCCAAAACGAACTGAGACAAGGATGAGCAGAGGAGCCTCAACTTCCTCAGATCCCTTTTCGCCTTCACTTTCGCAAGAACATTTTCAGTTTTCAGGCAGAAGCTCTGCAGCGGATACTAGTCTGGACGAGAATCCAAATCAAAACGACACACGACTATGCAGAGGTTTGCCAGTTTCAGGCATACTTTCGCCCGAAGACTCGCCGTATTTTCTGCAACACTTTCGACTTTTAGGTAAACATTTGTCAAAAGACGGTGAATTGTATTTCAAGCCTTTTCCACCTGCTGTTGAAGAAACCATCCCAGGACAGTCTCTCACGACAAATGATGAAGCTCCAAGCACAATGTCTTTTGCGTCTGAAACAATGACGTCAGGCGGGTTTGAGGTCGGAAATGACGTGGAAGTGACACCAGAAAGTGACGTCACGGGATTGCTTGGAGGTCAGTATGAGTGCGTCATGGAAACTCGCCTGGAACAGCTGAGCAGCGAAGCGGGGGAAAGCGACTTCTCTGACGCTGATGCAGACGCTGGTAGTGACTTGTTAGAGCAATCGCTGACGTCACTGGAAACATCAGACAGCGCCAAGTACGACCGTGACGTCAACACTTGGAAGTCATACACGATGACTCATATTGACTCCGATGACGTAGTCTCCGAATGTGCTTCGGACATTCTGAATGAGAATTTCATTGAGACTTCTACCACTAATCCCGGTTTCGATGACGTCAATCTtaactttgatgacgtcaattTTCCTTCGATTGCTTACTGA